One Streptomyces sp. ML-6 genomic region harbors:
- a CDS encoding SpoIIE family protein phosphatase, whose protein sequence is MRTEDVLAATATGLWRWDSGTGTVTLDAEAARLLDLPEAAGVFRESAVRSRFHPVDWNEIHGLVGLAFAEGTLAEARLRIVDDRGRVLRTVRSRSRPILPEEADGTHHVLVGTLQEVTEPQPGTTGTPTPVPGDWRRSREAFLLDAGRALAEARSTAEVLRVAASLSMPGFSPDGLAVFGVTGDRLTITGHHGHSVDDEDPFNDMPLETDYPAAEVVRTGRAIYLSSPEEYRRRYPVTWPLASRFGRRSWAFLPLIVAGRTMGAWMAGFRHPVSFSPDERSVLTTVARMLAQALARAGVAETERELSLGLQRSMMPSLGPEIPGMTVAARYIPTGGGLQVGGDWYDMIPLPNGRIALVIGDVQGHDVRAAGLMGQLRIALRAYAAEGHRPDAVLSRASRFLSGLTDAYEDGEAIGPRFATCLYAEVDPETGTLDIARAGHPDPVVTTADGTAVIRRTEGGLPLGVEADADYPTSRLTLEPGETIMLCTDGLIETGGHDMFSGWLRLRPIMERHTADLEKLADALLQVVHGPAARYLTGPLADRREDDIALLLLRRDEGAARQTAPRRTALTIAQAEPERIAAARQQLRELLHDWADPEQVDAAVLMISEMATNVLVHTDGDALVVAQATGEQGERRLRVEVADGSDELPHKRRPGEMASSGRGLVLMEMLADTWGVDPRGAGKSIWFELHEAKPEGTTETETEGGTETEGAAEPVPEN, encoded by the coding sequence ATGCGCACCGAGGACGTCCTGGCCGCGACGGCGACCGGCCTGTGGCGCTGGGACAGCGGAACCGGGACCGTCACGCTCGATGCGGAGGCCGCCCGGCTGCTCGACCTGCCCGAGGCGGCCGGTGTCTTCCGCGAGTCCGCGGTGCGTTCCCGCTTCCACCCCGTGGACTGGAACGAGATCCACGGCCTGGTGGGCCTCGCGTTCGCCGAGGGCACCCTCGCCGAGGCCCGGCTGCGGATCGTGGACGACCGGGGCAGGGTGCTGCGCACCGTGCGCAGCCGTTCCCGGCCGATCCTGCCCGAGGAGGCGGACGGCACGCACCACGTGCTGGTCGGCACCCTCCAGGAGGTCACCGAACCGCAGCCCGGCACCACCGGAACGCCCACCCCCGTCCCCGGCGACTGGCGCCGCTCCCGCGAGGCGTTCCTGCTGGACGCGGGCCGGGCGCTGGCCGAGGCCCGGTCCACCGCGGAGGTGCTGCGGGTCGCCGCCTCGCTCTCCATGCCCGGGTTCTCGCCGGACGGCCTGGCGGTCTTCGGCGTCACGGGCGACCGGCTGACGATCACCGGGCACCACGGGCACAGCGTGGACGACGAGGACCCGTTCAACGACATGCCGCTGGAGACGGACTACCCGGCCGCCGAGGTGGTACGGACGGGGCGGGCGATCTACCTGTCCTCGCCGGAGGAGTACCGCCGCCGCTACCCGGTCACCTGGCCGCTCGCCAGCCGGTTCGGGCGCCGGTCCTGGGCCTTCCTGCCGCTGATCGTGGCGGGGCGCACCATGGGTGCCTGGATGGCGGGGTTCCGGCACCCGGTGTCGTTCTCGCCGGACGAACGGTCCGTGCTGACGACCGTGGCCCGGATGCTCGCGCAGGCGCTGGCCCGTGCCGGGGTCGCCGAGACCGAGCGGGAGCTGTCGCTGGGGCTCCAGCGCTCGATGATGCCCTCCCTCGGCCCGGAGATCCCGGGCATGACGGTCGCCGCCCGCTACATCCCGACCGGCGGCGGACTCCAGGTCGGCGGCGACTGGTACGACATGATCCCGCTGCCGAACGGCCGCATCGCCCTGGTCATCGGTGACGTCCAGGGCCACGACGTGCGGGCCGCCGGGCTGATGGGGCAGCTGCGGATCGCCCTGCGCGCGTACGCCGCCGAGGGGCACCGGCCGGACGCGGTGCTCTCCCGGGCCTCGCGCTTCCTGTCCGGGCTCACGGACGCGTACGAGGACGGGGAGGCGATCGGGCCGCGCTTCGCGACCTGCCTGTACGCGGAGGTCGACCCGGAGACCGGCACCCTGGACATCGCCCGGGCCGGGCACCCCGACCCCGTGGTGACGACCGCCGACGGAACCGCGGTGATCCGCCGCACCGAGGGCGGGCTGCCGCTCGGCGTCGAGGCGGACGCCGACTACCCGACGAGCCGGCTCACCCTGGAACCCGGCGAAACGATCATGCTCTGCACGGACGGGCTGATCGAGACCGGCGGCCACGACATGTTCTCCGGCTGGTTGCGGCTGCGGCCGATCATGGAGCGGCACACGGCCGACCTGGAGAAGCTCGCCGACGCCCTCCTCCAGGTCGTGCACGGGCCGGCCGCGCGCTACCTGACGGGCCCTCTGGCGGACCGCCGGGAGGACGACATCGCGTTGCTGCTGCTGCGGCGCGACGAGGGAGCGGCCCGGCAGACGGCGCCCCGGCGCACCGCGCTGACCATCGCGCAGGCCGAGCCGGAGCGGATCGCGGCGGCCCGGCAGCAGCTGCGGGAGCTGCTGCACGACTGGGCGGACCCGGAGCAGGTCGACGCCGCCGTGCTGATGATCTCCGAGATGGCCACCAACGTCCTCGTCCACACGGACGGGGACGCGCTGGTGGTCGCGCAGGCCACGGGGGAGCAGGGCGAGCGGCGGCTGCGGGTGGAGGTGGCCGACGGCAGCGACGAACTGCCGCACAAGCGGCGGCCCGGCGAGATGGCCTCCAGCGGCCGGGGGCTGGTCCTGATGGAGATGCTCGCCGACACGTGGGGGGTCGATCCGCGGGGCGCGGGGAAGTCGATCTGGTTCGAGCTGCACGAAGCGAAACCGGAAGGGACGACGGAGACAGAGACAGAAGGAGGGACGGAGACCGAGGGGGCGGCGGAACCCGTACCCGAGAACTGA
- a CDS encoding AI-2E family transporter: MQTDKPLLPDAARRTAAWCVVALLVTGVAAVVIWLCIILKTAVTPVLLALLGTALLGPVDRRLTAAGLKRSLSAGLTCVLLVAVVGGAGYIVVTALVDTGDQIVRSLKDAGQWVIDHFGIGENTDADDLVANARKIVEKFGASAAGGILSGLSLVGSLVATSVLALLLTFFFLRDSDRAASLAHTIAPRGTGDLIEAMGRRAFEAVEGFMRGTTFIALIDAVCITVGLLILQVPGAVGLGALVFVGAYIPYLGAFISGAVAVLVALADRGLVIALWALGVVLAVQVLEGHVLQPVIQSRTVQMHPAMVMIAITAGASVAGLLGMLLAVPVCAAAFGVIGELRGDRPGPPSGAPGKDGTSGGGPPGDGTSGGGALPGGPSVG; the protein is encoded by the coding sequence GTGCAGACCGACAAACCCCTTCTGCCCGACGCGGCACGGCGCACGGCCGCCTGGTGCGTCGTCGCCCTGCTCGTCACCGGGGTCGCCGCAGTCGTCATCTGGCTGTGCATCATCCTCAAGACGGCGGTCACGCCGGTGCTGCTCGCGCTGCTCGGTACGGCGCTGCTCGGCCCGGTCGACCGCCGGCTGACCGCCGCCGGTCTGAAGCGTTCGCTGTCGGCGGGCCTCACCTGCGTCCTGCTCGTCGCGGTGGTCGGCGGCGCCGGGTACATCGTCGTCACCGCGCTCGTGGACACCGGCGACCAGATCGTCCGGTCGCTGAAGGACGCCGGTCAGTGGGTCATCGACCACTTCGGCATCGGCGAGAACACCGACGCGGACGACCTCGTGGCCAACGCCCGGAAGATCGTCGAGAAGTTCGGCGCGAGCGCGGCCGGCGGCATCCTCTCCGGGCTCAGCCTGGTCGGCTCGCTCGTCGCCACCAGTGTGCTCGCCCTCCTGCTGACCTTCTTCTTCCTGCGCGACTCCGACCGGGCCGCGAGCCTCGCCCACACGATCGCGCCGCGCGGCACGGGGGACCTGATCGAGGCCATGGGGCGGCGGGCCTTCGAGGCCGTCGAGGGCTTCATGCGCGGCACCACGTTCATCGCGCTGATCGACGCCGTGTGCATCACCGTCGGCCTGCTGATCCTGCAGGTGCCCGGCGCGGTGGGGCTGGGGGCACTGGTCTTCGTCGGCGCCTACATCCCCTACCTCGGGGCCTTCATCTCCGGCGCCGTCGCGGTCCTGGTCGCGCTCGCCGACCGGGGGCTGGTGATCGCGCTCTGGGCGCTGGGGGTGGTGCTCGCCGTGCAGGTGCTGGAGGGGCACGTGCTGCAGCCGGTGATCCAGAGCCGTACGGTCCAGATGCATCCCGCCATGGTCATGATCGCGATCACCGCGGGGGCCAGTGTGGCCGGGCTGCTGGGCATGCTGCTCGCGGTCCCGGTCTGCGCGGCGGCCTTCGGCGTCATCGGCGAGCTGCGCGGTGACCGCCCGGGGCCGCCGTCGGGCGCTCCGGGGAAGGACGGGACTTCCGGGGGCGGGCCGCCGGGGGACGGGACTTCCGGGGGCGGGGCCCTGCCCGGTGGTCCGTCCGTCGGTTGA
- a CDS encoding pirin family protein, protein MPAVTVENPLTLPKVVAPGDATARPVLAVTTAPSGFEGEGFPVRRAFAGINYKYLDPFIMMDQMGEVEYAAGEPKGTPWHPHRGFETVTYLIDGTFVHQDSNGGGGTIRNGDTQWMTAGSGLLHIEAPPESLVMSGGLFHGLQLWVNLPRADKMMAPRYQDIRGGQVQLLTSPDGGALLRVIAGELDGHEGPGITHTPITMIHATVRPGAEVTLPWREDFNGLAYVMAGRGSVGAERRPVHMGQTAVFGAGSSLTVRADEQQDGNTPDLEVVLLGGRPIREPMAHYGPFVMNSQAELKQAFEDFQAGRLGTVPAVHGM, encoded by the coding sequence ATGCCCGCAGTGACTGTCGAAAACCCGCTGACCCTGCCCAAGGTGGTCGCCCCGGGCGACGCCACGGCCCGTCCCGTGCTCGCCGTCACCACGGCGCCGAGCGGGTTCGAGGGCGAGGGCTTCCCGGTTCGCCGTGCGTTCGCCGGGATCAACTACAAGTACCTCGACCCGTTCATCATGATGGACCAGATGGGCGAGGTGGAGTACGCGGCCGGCGAGCCGAAGGGAACGCCCTGGCACCCGCACCGCGGCTTCGAGACCGTCACGTACCTGATCGACGGGACCTTCGTCCACCAGGACTCCAACGGCGGCGGCGGCACCATCCGCAACGGCGACACCCAGTGGATGACCGCGGGCTCCGGCCTCCTGCACATCGAGGCCCCGCCGGAGTCCCTCGTGATGTCGGGCGGCCTCTTCCACGGCCTCCAGCTCTGGGTGAACCTGCCCCGGGCCGACAAGATGATGGCCCCCCGCTACCAGGACATCCGCGGGGGCCAGGTCCAGCTCCTCACCTCCCCGGACGGCGGCGCGCTGCTCCGCGTCATCGCCGGTGAGCTCGACGGGCACGAGGGCCCCGGCATCACCCACACCCCGATCACGATGATCCACGCCACCGTGCGCCCCGGCGCCGAGGTGACCCTGCCGTGGCGCGAGGACTTCAACGGACTCGCGTACGTGATGGCGGGCCGCGGCAGTGTCGGTGCGGAGCGCCGCCCCGTGCACATGGGGCAGACGGCGGTCTTCGGCGCCGGCTCCTCGCTGACCGTCCGCGCGGACGAGCAGCAGGACGGCAACACCCCGGACCTGGAGGTCGTGCTGCTCGGCGGCCGGCCGATCCGCGAGCCGATGGCGCACTACGGGCCGTTCGTGATGAACAGCCAGGCCGAGCTGAAGCAGGCGTTCGAGGACTTCCAGGCCGGCCGCCTCGGCACGGTGCCCGCCGTCCACGGCATGTGA
- a CDS encoding SseB family protein, producing MYGYDQNPGAQQQMGGGYGEQPLYPEPSPPSLGDAVRAFTTGSLSAEDFQQIFATSKVYCPRGDNPGFLALHNTQQPVIPMFTTLKELRRYAGKESKYFVITGAEVIDLLPTGYGFVLDMEGEHRMVFDAKAVEQMVDFAMRRMYG from the coding sequence ATGTACGGCTACGACCAGAACCCGGGCGCACAGCAGCAGATGGGTGGCGGCTACGGCGAGCAGCCGCTGTATCCGGAGCCCTCGCCGCCGTCCCTGGGGGACGCGGTGCGTGCCTTCACGACCGGCTCGCTGTCCGCCGAGGACTTCCAGCAGATCTTCGCGACGTCGAAGGTCTACTGCCCGCGCGGCGACAATCCCGGGTTCCTGGCGCTGCACAACACCCAGCAGCCGGTGATCCCGATGTTCACCACGCTCAAGGAGCTGCGGCGGTACGCGGGCAAGGAGTCCAAGTACTTCGTGATCACCGGCGCCGAGGTGATCGACCTGCTGCCGACCGGCTACGGCTTCGTCCTCGACATGGAGGGCGAGCACCGCATGGTCTTCGACGCGAAGGCCGTGGAGCAGATGGTCGACTTCGCGATGCGCCGCATGTACGGCTGA
- a CDS encoding acyl-CoA dehydrogenase encodes MGHYKSNLRDIEFNLFEVLGRDKTYGTGPFAEMDVETAKSILEEVTRLAENELAESFADADRNPPVFDPETNTAPVPAAFKKSYKAFMDSEYWRLGLPEEIGGTTSPRSLIWGYAELLLGANPAIWMYCSGPAFAGILFEEGNEAQKKIAEIAVEKQWGSTMVLTEPDAGSDVGAGRTKAVEQADGSWHIEGVKRFITSGEHDMSENILHYVLARPEGAGPGTKGLSLFLVPKFEFDWTTGELGERNGVYATNVEHKMGLKASNTCEMTFGDKHPAKGWLIGDKHDGIRQMFRIIEFARMMVGTKAIATLSTGYLNALEYAKERVQGTDLSQFMDKTAPKVTITHHPDVRRSLMTQKAYAEGMRSLVLYTATVQDAIQEKEAAGEDAKALHGLNDLLLPIVKGYGSEKSYEQLAQSLQTFGGSGYLQEYPIEQYIRDAKIDTLYEGTTAIQGQDFFFRKIVRDQGASLNTLAEEIKKFLAGAQGNEELAGALDSLAKAAVDLEAIVGTMITDLTATGEDVKNIYKVGLNTTRLLMASGDVVVGYLLLKGAAVAAEKLPTATGKDVAFYRGKIAAAKFFAANVLPGVSTERALAEAVDNSLMELDEAAF; translated from the coding sequence ATGGGGCACTACAAGTCGAATCTCCGCGACATCGAGTTCAACCTCTTCGAGGTCCTCGGTCGCGACAAGACGTACGGCACCGGTCCGTTCGCCGAGATGGACGTCGAGACGGCGAAGAGCATCCTCGAGGAGGTCACCCGCCTCGCGGAGAACGAGCTGGCCGAGTCCTTCGCGGACGCCGACCGCAACCCGCCGGTCTTCGACCCGGAGACCAACACCGCCCCGGTCCCGGCGGCCTTCAAGAAGTCGTACAAGGCGTTCATGGACTCCGAGTACTGGCGTCTGGGCCTGCCCGAGGAGATCGGCGGCACCACCTCGCCGCGCTCCCTGATCTGGGGCTACGCGGAGCTGCTGCTCGGCGCCAACCCGGCCATCTGGATGTACTGCTCCGGCCCGGCGTTCGCCGGCATCCTCTTCGAGGAGGGCAACGAGGCGCAGAAGAAGATCGCCGAGATCGCCGTCGAGAAGCAGTGGGGCTCGACGATGGTGCTGACCGAGCCGGACGCCGGTTCCGACGTCGGCGCGGGCCGCACGAAGGCCGTCGAGCAGGCGGACGGCTCCTGGCACATCGAGGGCGTGAAGCGCTTCATCACCTCGGGCGAGCACGACATGTCCGAGAACATCCTCCACTACGTGCTGGCCCGCCCCGAGGGCGCCGGCCCCGGCACGAAGGGCCTCTCCCTCTTCCTGGTCCCGAAGTTCGAGTTCGACTGGACCACCGGCGAGCTGGGCGAGCGCAACGGCGTGTACGCGACCAACGTCGAGCACAAGATGGGCCTCAAGGCGTCCAACACCTGCGAGATGACCTTCGGCGACAAGCACCCCGCCAAGGGCTGGCTGATCGGCGACAAGCACGACGGCATCCGCCAGATGTTCCGCATCATCGAGTTCGCCCGCATGATGGTCGGCACGAAGGCGATCGCGACCCTGTCGACCGGCTACCTGAACGCGCTGGAGTACGCCAAGGAGCGCGTCCAGGGCACGGACCTGTCGCAGTTCATGGACAAGACCGCCCCCAAGGTCACCATCACGCACCACCCCGACGTGCGCCGCTCCCTCATGACGCAGAAGGCGTACGCGGAGGGCATGCGCTCCCTCGTGCTGTACACCGCCACCGTCCAGGACGCGATCCAGGAGAAGGAGGCCGCGGGCGAGGACGCGAAGGCGCTGCACGGCCTCAACGACCTGCTGCTCCCGATCGTGAAGGGCTACGGCTCCGAGAAGTCGTACGAGCAGCTGGCGCAGTCGCTCCAGACCTTCGGCGGCTCCGGGTACCTCCAGGAGTACCCGATCGAGCAGTACATCCGTGACGCCAAGATCGACACGCTGTACGAGGGCACGACCGCGATCCAGGGCCAGGACTTCTTCTTCCGGAAGATCGTCCGCGACCAGGGCGCCTCGCTGAACACCCTCGCCGAGGAGATCAAGAAGTTCCTCGCCGGCGCCCAGGGCAACGAGGAGCTGGCCGGTGCGCTGGACTCGCTCGCCAAGGCGGCCGTCGACCTGGAGGCGATCGTCGGCACGATGATCACCGACCTCACCGCGACCGGCGAGGACGTCAAGAACATCTACAAGGTGGGCCTCAACACCACCCGCCTGCTGATGGCCTCCGGCGATGTCGTCGTCGGCTACCTGCTGCTCAAGGGCGCCGCCGTCGCGGCCGAGAAGCTGCCGACCGCGACCGGCAAGGACGTCGCGTTCTACCGGGGCAAGATCGCCGCCGCGAAGTTCTTCGCCGCGAACGTCCTGCCGGGCGTCTCGACCGAGCGCGCGCTCGCCGAAGCC